The Oleiphilus messinensis DNA segment GCTGCGCACAAGTCTAAAACAAAAAAAACAGGCGTTGAATCAGACCATCGATGCATACAACAGAGCGGCGGAATTCGGTTTTGTCGATCAGCTTTCGCTCAGTCAATACAAAATTGCCGAAGTCTACCGGCTATTGGCAATTGCGCTTCTGGAATCGGAGCGGCCGGGGAGGCTTAATGAAGTAGAATTGATGGAGTATGAGTTGCTCCTGGAAGAACAAGCGTATCCATTTGAAGAAAAGGCAATCGACCTCCATGAAAGTAATGCCCGGCGGGTGTATAGCGGGCGGTTTGATGAGGGTGTGCAAATGAGTTTCAAGATACTTGAGAAGCTCTTGCCTGTGCGTTATCACAAGTCTGAAGCGGGGGTGGATTATGGCGCGAGAATTCACTAGTTTGACGCTGATCATCATGATTGTCTTGATCGTATTATTAGGCGCTTGTGCGCCATTGACCAAGCCGTCCGGCGAGACTCCCGAGTTGGCTGTTGTCAATGAAAACGTGAAAGGGCCAGATCCAAATCGGTCTTATCCCGAGCCCATTGAACGCGAGTACACTCGTGCGCTTGACTTGCTTCAGCAGAAGCAATGGCAGAAAGCGGAGCAATCACTTCGGACATTAATAGCCACGCACCCTGAGCTATGTGGTCCGTGGTTTAATCTTGCTGTAGTTGCGCGGCATGATGAAGATTTCAGTGGCGCAGAAAGCTATGCCCAGTCCTCGGTTCAGTGTAACCCTGACTACCCTGAGCCCCATAATTTACTGGGTGTGCTTGATCGTGAGCAGGGCGATTTCAGTGCTGCTGAAATCCATTATCTTCAAGCACTAAAGGTGAATTCTGACTATGCACCGGCAATTTTGAACCTGGCCTTTTTGTATGATTTGTATTTTGGTCGACTGGAAGAGGCGCTGAACTATTACCAGCGTTACTTCGAGCTGAATCCGGATCATCCGCAAATTGAAAACTGGATAATTGATCTAAAAAACAGGATGAAGGACGTTTAACGAAGTGGAGACCCGGATGAACAATCGCCTTGTGAATTGCTTTACTTTGCAGTGCAAACTTTTTCGGTTCAGCGGTGTAGTTCGGTTCAGCTATGTAGTTCGGTTTAGCGGTGTAGTGGCGTTCGGGGTTGCATTGCTATTCCCCCAAATCGGGCGTTGTGATGATAATGCTGCCCTGGATGCCTCTACCAAGCCGCACGATGATGTGGTGGTTGAAATGGAGGGGTTGACGATTACCGGAAATGAAGAACAGCCCGGAATCACCCATATATTGTCCTGGAGAGATGCCGACCGCGGGGCACTCCCCGAAGTAATGCTGGATAAGTGGCTCGAATTGGACAATCTCGAGTACCTTGAGCGAGAATCTTTTAAACGACACGTGTTTTACGAGCAGTACCAGGCAAGGTAATCCTCCTTCCCCCTGCGCCACCCAATCGGTCTGTCCCCCTTGTAAGGTGATGTAACCTTCTGTTTTTAAATGTATTTCATGTATAGTTCATATTTTGACTCGAGAACTGTACACACTTGAATTTCTTGGATTTACTTAGATGTAACCGTTATAAGGGGGGCGTTATTCTGTAAAACCAGGTCACAATATGTTGAGCTGCTAATCTGAATGGTTTAAAAAGTCAACAAAATGTTGTCTGTTGTGTGTTCTGTATCTCGTTGTAATGATGCCACTTTGTTCACGTTTTTGGAAATAGCCTTAGGGGGCAAACTCAAGTTAAGCGCTTATTAATGCAACGAAGGATTTAATTGGAGTCACGCAAATGAGCGCACGGCAACTTGTTACTTTGACCGATGTCGGGTTTAGAACCCTGCATTCATGTGAGAGAAGTACGGCATTGCATATCAGTGAATTTCATGGCCATGAAAAAAACTATCAGATTGACCTGTTGGGGCAGCGTCTGGAAATATTCTGGCGAAAAGGTCAAATGATTACTTACGCTCAGGCGGAACCCGGGCTTCGGTGTCAGCTGCATTCACAGATTGAAAGCAAAGCTGTAGTTGAAATCATGTTTGTTCGGGTGAACAGCAAGGATATTGAGATCGATCTACCCCATGAAAGGATGGAGAATTTCTGTCGGGATCTGGATGCAATTGAGCTTAGGTTGGCGGTGGAGCTCAATATTCCCCAAGAGCTGATCGCGACAACCACAGGGGAGGTCGGGGCGGCATCAACAAAAAAGCGGGCTTGAGTGACAATGGGTTGTGGGAAGAGTGACCCATAGCCTGGAAAATTAGTGAATAATCAAGTTAGTATCACGGTTTACCTCATAACATCCACTCTGAACCTGAGCTGAACTTGCCCATGCCACTAACTGAGCTTTCCCCTCACCCTGTTGACCTGGTTTCACCGGGCTTTACCTCGAACCCTTATCCTGCATACAAACATTTGCTCGGAAATGAGCCGTTTTATTACTGTGCGGATCGCCGGTTGTATTATGTTGCCCGTCATGAGTTGGTGAAAACGCTGTTTCGTGATCCGAGAGCGTCTTCCAACCGAGTCGCACCGATGGCGGCCGCACTGCCAGAGCCGGTGCGAGAGTTTGCCAGCCCGGTGTTGAAATGTCTGGAAAAGTGGGTGTTGTTTCTCGATCCACCGCGACACGGGCAGCTTCGGAAAATCATTAGTCCTGCCTTTACCTCTAAAGTAATATCGAACCTGGAACCCAAAATATCAGGTATCGCCAATACTCTGGTAAAGGATATGAAGCACTCAGGGCGTTGTGATCTGGTGGCGGATTTTGCTTACCCACTTCCGGTCATGGTTATTGCTGATATGCTTGGTTGTCCTGCAAGTGATTACAAGCTGATCAAAGTCTGGTCTGACCACATTGCGGACTTTCTGGGGAGTAAAACCACGCTGGAAAAGGCAACGAATATCCGGACAAGCATTTTGCAGGCAACCCAGTACTTTGAAGATATTGTTCGTGAACAGAAACGAAAACCCAAAGAAAACCTGCTGCAAAATATGATCGAATTTCAGGGTCAGGAAAAAAGCTTCAGTGATGACCATCTAGTGGCCAACAGTATCGCATTGTTGTTTGCCGGGCATGAGACCACGTCAAACCTCATCTCCAATGCCGTGTATTGTTTGCATCAAAACCCTGAATATGGGCGCAATGCTGTTCACTTAAGCATTTGATGTTGAACGGGGCTTAATAGAAAATCCGATGATGCTTCCATCATCGGATTTTTTTATGGATTTTCAACAAGACCTACTCGACCTCAGCAATCTCTTTAACTTCTCTGACGTAAGCTCTTTTACGCAAAACATTCCCATCGAATGGGTAGAGTCTGCTCTGCGATTGAGCGCTTCCGCAACAATTAGAAGGCGTCGATTGCCATCAGATCAAGTGCTCTGGCTTGTCTTAGGCATGGCAATGTTTCGAAATGAACCAGTGCACGAAGTGGCTAGACGTTTAAATGTTTGTGCGCAAGGATTAGCCTCTGACAACCTGCTCGCTCGAAGCGGTGTTACCAATGCCAGGAAGCGGCTGGGTTCTGAACCCGTTGAATGGTTATTTCGACAAACTGGAACACACTGGGGACATGAACGCTACCCAGAAGACGAATGGAATGGTTTGAGAGTAATGGCGGTAGATGGGGCACTATTTCGCACACAAGATACGCCTGAACTTAGAGAGCACTTCGGCTCGGGCAATACCTCATCTAAACGGCAAACTCCCTTTCCCATGCTGAGGCTTGTTGCCCTAATGAATGTGCGCTCTCACATCATGATTGACGCTCAAATCAGCCCCTATCGTCGAGGTGAAATTCCTCTTGCTGAGAGTTTCTTGTCAAGCATCCCAGATAACTCTGTTACTTTGTTTGATAAAGGCTTTTGGAGCGCAAATCTAATGTTAACACTCACTCAACAAGATGTTGACCGTCATTGGATGATACCCGAGCGGAAAGGGCTTGTGCATGAAGTTATTAAAACCTACAGCGATGGTGATGAGCTTATTCAAATGAAGGTGTCTCCACAAGCTAGGAAAAAGAATCCTGACTTACCTGAAACATGGCAAGTGCGAAGAGTAACGTACCAGATAAAATCTGGTACTAAATCTGTGATGACATCTTTACCTGTCGAGAGATTTAGCGCTGCCCAAGTCTCAGAGCTGTACAAAGAACGATGGGAAATTGAACTTGGATTCAGGGATATCAAAAGTGCGATGCAAAATAACGCCATTACATTGCGAAGCAAGAAAACCGACCTAGTATACCAAGAGCTCTGGGGGTTACTATTGTGCTACAACATTATTAGGCGAGAAGCCTCAATGGCCGCAGTGAGTTTTGATCGCGCTCCATCTGAAATACGCTTCAAGCCTGTCTGTGATTATATTGCAGTACAATTAATTGTGATGGCTGCCGCCAATCCGATATCTGGAACAGGTAGACGTTTGTCAGAACTGAGGTCTGGAATTGGAAGCTTGTTTTTAGAGAGGCGTCCGAGGCCAACAACTCCTCGGACAGTGAAGATATCAAAAACCCGATATCCAGTGGATCGCTATGCAGCACCTCTTAAGTGAACAGCATTGTGAATATGGGCGGCATTTTTTTGAGGCTTCCGATTTCAGTGGCTCGCTGTTGGATGCCTGTATTGAAGAGACGTTGAGATTGGAGAGCCCGGTGCAGCGCATGGGGCGTTTCAGTACCGAGGACATTGAGTTGGAGGGCGAAATCATCGAGCAGGGTCACCGCATTATTTTGATGTTGGGCGCTGCGAATCGGGACCCTCGTGTTTTTTCTGATCCTGATCGCTATTGGCCAGAGCGGCCGGAGCGAGAGCATCTTGCTTTTGGCTATGGTCATCATTTTTGCTCTGGTGCCATGTTGGCACGGACGGAAGCACGAGTTGCCTTGCAGACGTTGTTTTCTGCTACACGTATTTCACTACCTGAGCGTGAAGGGTTTGAGTGGCATGAAAATGTTGCGTTGCGTGCATTGCGCACGTTACCGGTGCAGCTTCAATGTTTCTGAACTTGAGATAACGGTTCTTTGTGTCTTTTAGCTTTGGCTGAGTGAATCGTCGCGCGCCCGTTTTGTGCTACTCATAATTGAATACTACAATAAGTGGTGAGGGCGTTCCGCTGAAAGTTATATATGTGAATCTGCAGTGCTGCTGATACTGGAAACGGTTGATGGGGGAAGCTATTTGCGCTCTCTGTGAATGAGTTTTCTATGGTTTGTGAAAGGCTTGGTACGATGGCTTGTAAAGGACTTGGCACGAAGGCGTAAGGAACACCTTGATAAAATCAATACCATAAACTGCAGGGTTTAACCTAAATATGGTGGAACGTAATCGAAAGACTTCTCCACTTCAATTCGCGAAGCCAAGTTCCGAGAAGACTCAACCCCCGCCCAGTCGAACCTGGAAAGTTTTAATTGTCGATGATGATGTGGACATGGTGGCGGTTACCCGCTTGGTTTTCGATTCGATCCATTTCGAAGGAATGCCCATCGAGGTTCTCCCTGCCTACTCTTCGAATCAGGCAATTGAAATTCTGTCAAATCATGATGATATTGCCATGGCATTTATCGATGTGGTCATGGAAACGGATCGCGCCGGACTGGATCTGGTGCGCTATATTCGTGATGATTTGAATAATAATGAAATCCAGTTGGTTTTGCGCACGGGGCAGCCTGGATATGCGCCGGAAGTGAGCGTCATTCTGGAGTATGGCATTAATGACTACCGTTTGAAAACGGATCTGGACAGCATCAAACTCACTACGGCATTGGTGAGTGCTTTGCGTAATTATGAAAACATCAGGTTGGCGAAGCAAGCTGCACGAAATAACGCAATCCTGGATGAAGTGAATCGAACCAAGAGCCTTTTCTTCGCCCAGATGAGCCATGATCTGCGCACGCCATTGAACAGTATTATGGGGTTCTGTGACCTGTTATCTGCGAATTTTACAGGTGTTGAGCAGCAAGAACAGCTGCACCTGATTAAGCAATCCAGTGAACATTTGCTCGCAATCGTAAATGACATATTGGACTTGTCCAAGGCGGAGGCAGGTAAGGTCCGATTGAATCAGGTTCCACTCGTGCTTGCCGAGTTGTTGTTGACTTCAAAAAAGCTTATTGAGCCGCTGCTTTCAACTCATGTCGAATTCCGGATTGAAGGGCTTGAGCACTTGCCGCCTCTTGTGATGGGAGACCCGCTCAGGATAAAACAGATTTTACAAAACCTTCTCAGTAATGCCGTCAAATTCACTACCCATGGCAGTATTGTTCTCAAAGTCGGTGCCGAGCAGACAGACAGAGGTGATTGGCGTGTTAATCTGACTCTCTCTGACACGGGGGTGGGTATTCCTCCTGCCCGGATGAGCCAGTTATTTAACGCCTACGAGCAGGTAGGTGCCAGGATAGCTCGCCCACAGGGTACCGGTTTAGGGTTGACCATTTGTAAGCTGTTAGTTGATCTGATGGATGGTGATATCAGCCTGACCAGTGAGCCGAATCGCGGCACAACGTTTCACGTGCACATTCAGTTGCCCGCAGTTCCTGAAGGTGTTGCGTTCCCCGAACAAGGCGATGTGGCACCGAACATAGCCAATCTCAGTCCTGACAGTGCTTCGAGTTCAACGCTGTCCCGCCGTGTGCTTGTGGTGGATGACGATGCCACCAACCGTTTGGTGGTTAGGAAAATGCTCGAATACCTCAATTGCCTGGTGGACTGTGCTCCGGACGGGGCAATTGCGCTTTCCATGGTATCTGCCCATGAATATGATCTGATTTTTATGGATTGTAATATGCCCCATATGGATGGTATCGAATGTGTCAGGCGACTACGCCAATTGGACAGTGTAGCCCGTGTTCCTGTTATCGCATTGACAGGGGCCGATGATACGGAAAGTAGAGAGGCGTGTTCCGCAGCCGGTATGAATGGCTTTTTGCATAAACCTGTCGAAATGAAGCGATTGCTCGAGATCGTGGAAAAATGGTTTGGGGGCAGGGGGGGGAAGGACATACGCTCCTGAAATGTTTCCTTACCATGTCGTTGCGGTCACAATCTGGCAGGCATTGCTGTATCATTCAACCCTTTATTAATTCATCAAAATAGCGATTCGTAATTTAGTTTTCGGTGCTCTTTCAGTAGGCTAGTTTCGTAGCCATCCAACAACCAGTTGATTTGCTCAACCAGAGTAGCGACTCCATTCACCTGTTTGCGAAAATCTACTGGCGCACGGTAAAGGTAGATCTCGGGGATTTCCAAAGCGGGATGGAGATATCGCGCTCGCATATACGGTGCAGCGTAGTAATGAAATAAAACGGTATTGACTCCATCAAAACCGGTTTAGGACATAGACCTTCGAGGTCAGGTGTCTGTTAAGGAGATAGAGTCTTCTTGAATCTCATTAGGGCTCGGAGAATTAGTCTCCTATCTGAAGCCGAATATATGCCTAAACCTTTAGCTTCAAAATCATTCGCTACCGAAGGGTCAAGAGCAATCAAATAAGCGAAAACTCAATACCTGTATTTGACATTGCCAGGGTGTCCATATAAGCCCTAGTCAATCAGGCCAGTAGTGTAATAAGATCTGGATCACATTCTCGTTGTTTTGCTCTGAGTTAAGGATCGACACATAAGTCGAAGCTATTGACACACGATAACGTGCAACGTAGTGTCTTGGAGCCTGGACGATGAGAATCGTCGTTATGGAAACACTTCCGCTAAAAGGACTTACTTAAATGCTTGTATTGACACGCATACCTTCATTCGCACTGCTTCTAGTGTGCATGGTGGGTTGTACGAATGATGCTAATGATGCCGCACAGAAAGCGGCTGATAAGGCAAAAGTTGAGGCTCTGCTCCAGCTTTGTGATGATAAAAGTCTTCCACCAAATGATCGTGCAGGACATTGTATAGATTATTATCAGGCTATCGATGCAAAAAGAATAAATTTATCTTATATGGGAATCACAGAGCTTCCCGATAAGTTTTATGGCTTTGAAAATACCATATCGTTGCACTTGGCAGCAAATCACCTGTCCAAATTACCCCCATCAATTAGTCTTTTGAAAAATTTGGAATATTTAAATTTGACAGAAAATCAATTCTCTCAAATTCCTGACGTGGTATTCGAATTAAAGTCGTTAAAAGAGTTTTGGATTGCGCAGAACCAAATTGTTGAAATCAGTCATGAAATTAACAAATTGGAACGTCTCGAAATAGTATACCTATTTTATAATCAGATAGAAGATTTGCCATCAGATTTGTCGGGTTTAAGAAATTTGAAACGGTTATTATTGTACGACAATAAGCTGAAAGTCTTTCCAGGGGCTCTCACCACACTGCCGGCACTAGAATATCTTTCAATCCGGAATAATGAAGTTGAGACTATCTCGCCTGAAATTTCAAAAATGCTTCATCTGAAAGGGCTTGTTGCAATCAGTAATAAAATTGTTTCAATTTCACCAAAAATTGGTGAACTAAAATCGCTTTATTTCCTGGAGCTGGCCGATAATAATTTAACGAGTTTACCTGCAGAGTTAGCGGATATTCCGACTTTGATTGTCGATGATGAACATCATGCAGGCGGTGTATTGGTATCGATCCCATCTGTTGAGTACACACATGAAGAATTGGCAGCGCACTCTGGCGTGGATGTGATGGCTAATAATATCCAAAAGCTTCCCAACAAGTTATGCACAATTTTCGTAAATTTGGAGAACAACCCTTTAACAGAGAAGCAGTTCAACCAGCAATGCAATAATGTCTGAATCACATTCTCTTCCTATGCTTTAAGGTAAGGGGCAACGCTTAAGCTAGCGCTATTGACACAGAGCAGAGTGCAACGTAGTGTCTCGCATGCTGGACAAAGATAAAAGTCGTTATGGAATCTTAGCAAAAAGGACTTACTCAAATGCTGGTATTAACACGCATGCTTTCATTCGTGCTGTTTCTGGTGTGCATCGCAGGTTGTACGAATGACGCTACTGATGATGAAGTCGAACGAAAATCCGCTGACAAGGCAAAAATCAATGTTATTCGCCAGCTTTGCAAGAAAGAAAGCCTCCCTCCAAATGATCGTGTTACACATTGTTTGGATTACTATCGAGCAATAGATGCAAAAAGAATAGATTTGTCCAGTATGGGCATAACTGATCTACCTGATGCTTTTTATGGTTTTGAAAACGTAACAAGTCTCGACTTATATTCAAATCAATTAAGTAGATTGCCAGCCTCAATAGGGCAGCTGAAGAACTTGCAGTATTTGAATCTTTCCAACAACGATTTTTCTGAGGTACCAGCCACTGTATTCGATTTAACGTTGTTAGTTGAACTGAGGGTTACAAGAAACCAAATTAAAAAATTAAGTGGCAAAATCAATAGATTGAAGTATTTGAAAAAGGCTTATTTTTACTTAAATCAGATTCAAGAACTGCCATCGGATATGTCTGGTCTCAAAAACCTCGATCGGCTCTATTTGGACAATAATAGATTGAAAACATTTCCAGGCCCTCTAGTCACATTGCCTGCACTTAAATACCTTTCAATTACTAGTAATGAGATTGAAATCATTTCTTCAGAAATATCACAAATGATCAGTTTGACAGGGCTGTTTGCTTCAGGAAATAAAATTGTTTCAATCTCACCTAGTATTGGAGAGCTAAAGTCGCTTTATTTTCTTGAGTTAGCGGGAAATAAACTTACCAGCTTGCCTGCTGAATTGGCAAATATCTCGACAATGATCGTGGATAAGGAAAGTCATGCGGGTGGAGTACTGGCAGACATTCCAGAAATTGAATATACCCCCCAGGAATTGGCACTACATTCTGGCGTCGATGTGATGGCCAATAAGATCAAAGTGCTTCCCAATAAGTTGTGCTCAATTTTTATAAATGTGGAGAATAATCCGTTAACGGAAATGCAGTTCAAGAAACAGTGTGACAAGATGAGATGGCACAATAATTAACCTCTAATACAATTCAAATTAAGGAACGATTTGAGATGGCACAATATATTGATAATTATAATATATTTAAGAAAATTGACCTCGCATATAGAACAGCTGATGACGCACTTGATCGTTGGATAAAGAAAATAACTATACCTTATTCAGATGCGTATGATATTGCTTATAAAAATTATACAAAAACGCTAAAGGAGGCTGAAGAGATCGAAAAACAACGTGCAGAACTGGCCTTTTTAGCCCTGTCATTGTGTAGTGGCTCATTGCTCGCCTCCGCATTAGCTTTATCTATGAGGAGTACAATTACAAGCTATGCGTTAAAAGTGATTTGCAACAACATGAATCGGACTTTCGAAATAGTGCATTATGCTGACGTGGTCAAGCAAAATTGTACAACCCAGTTAAGCTACTTTTCTTAATTCAACCATTTCTTTTTCAAACTGTACCGGACTTCTGTAATCGAGGTACGAATGCAGCCGCTCATTGTTATAAAACACAGAAATATATTCCAGGATGTCCCGCTGAGCTTCAGCTCTTGTTTGATAGCTTTTCCACTGAACTCGCTCCTGCTTTAAAGTGCCAAAGAAACTTTCAACGACGGCATTATCCCAGCAGTCACCCTTCTTACTCATGCTGCCTTTAAAACCATGTAGTTTAAGAAGTTTTCTAAAATCCCTGCTGGCATACTGTGAGCCGCGATCAGAGTGGTGTATTAGCCCAGCTTCAGGGCGACGCTGCCAAACTGCCATTTTGAGCGCATCACAAACCATTTGCGCTTTCATGCGTGAGCTCATATTCCATCCAACTACTTTTCTAGAGTAAAGATCTATCACTACCGCTAAATACAACCAACCTTCCTGTGTCCAGACGTATGTGATATCGGACGCATAGACCTGGTCAGGCTGCTCAACAGCAAACTCACGATCGAGAAGATTATCGAAAACCGGCTGCTTATGGTTGCTGTTTGTCGTTACTTTGTATTTCTTCTTGTGTTTGACTTTTATTCCCGCTTCTTTCATCAGTTTTCTGGTTTTGTTCCGGCCAACCGGGTAACCCAAAACATTTAATGCTGTTTTCATCCTGCGATAGCCATAGGTATCATCACTTGATTTGGCTATATCTTGTATCCACTCAATCATCTCCGAATGAGTCGGATCATCAGGTTTATTGTCTTGACGCTGTAAATAGCTGTAATAGCCTGAGCGCGTTACACCCAATTGCTGGCACATAATGCCAACGGGCCACACCTTTTTATGCTGGGTGATGAAAGCGTATTTTACTTTGCTTCCGTGGCAAAAAAGGTGGCCGCTTTTTTTAATATATCGCGCTCCATCTTTAGTCGTTTGTTTTCTTCTCGCAAACGACGAAGCTCTTCCTGCTCAGGCGTCAGTTTTCCATTTCCACGAAACGCATGACCGTCATCATTTTCATGCTCTTTAATCCAACGTCCAAGCACATTTGGATTAATGCCAAGATTTCTTGCCGCTTCTGCCTTCGAATAGCCTTGATCTATTACCAAGCTAATCGCATCTAATTTAAATTCTTTTGAGTACTTCTTTCTTACAGCCATTTTTCACTCCAGTTTTGAGGATTATCTCTTAACTGGTGTGTACAAATCTATTAGACCACGTCAGTCATTAATAGCCAGTTCATGCGCCCACCAGCAGTATGCCCATATGGAGAACAGATTACCGAGGACAGTTCGATAGTTAAGGAAATCGAGCTGGGTTTCTATATGCGCTTGATTATGAATTCTGACAAGCTTAAAAAGCGCACGAGTAAAGCGACTTCTATCGATGTCAGCCCTTCTGACCCGAAGTATCCGAAGACCATT contains these protein-coding regions:
- a CDS encoding IS4 family transposase, yielding MDFQQDLLDLSNLFNFSDVSSFTQNIPIEWVESALRLSASATIRRRRLPSDQVLWLVLGMAMFRNEPVHEVARRLNVCAQGLASDNLLARSGVTNARKRLGSEPVEWLFRQTGTHWGHERYPEDEWNGLRVMAVDGALFRTQDTPELREHFGSGNTSSKRQTPFPMLRLVALMNVRSHIMIDAQISPYRRGEIPLAESFLSSIPDNSVTLFDKGFWSANLMLTLTQQDVDRHWMIPERKGLVHEVIKTYSDGDELIQMKVSPQARKKNPDLPETWQVRRVTYQIKSGTKSVMTSLPVERFSAAQVSELYKERWEIELGFRDIKSAMQNNAITLRSKKTDLVYQELWGLLLCYNIIRREASMAAVSFDRAPSEIRFKPVCDYIAVQLIVMAAANPISGTGRRLSELRSGIGSLFLERRPRPTTPRTVKISKTRYPVDRYAAPLK
- a CDS encoding cytochrome P450 translates to MPLTELSPHPVDLVSPGFTSNPYPAYKHLLGNEPFYYCADRRLYYVARHELVKTLFRDPRASSNRVAPMAAALPEPVREFASPVLKCLEKWVLFLDPPRHGQLRKIISPAFTSKVISNLEPKISGIANTLVKDMKHSGRCDLVADFAYPLPVMVIADMLGCPASDYKLIKVWSDHIADFLGSKTTLEKATNIRTSILQATQYFEDIVREQKRKPKENLLQNMIEFQGQEKSFSDDHLVANSIALLFAGHETTSNLISNAVYCLHQNPEYGRNAVHLSI
- a CDS encoding leucine-rich repeat domain-containing protein, whose product is MLVLTRIPSFALLLVCMVGCTNDANDAAQKAADKAKVEALLQLCDDKSLPPNDRAGHCIDYYQAIDAKRINLSYMGITELPDKFYGFENTISLHLAANHLSKLPPSISLLKNLEYLNLTENQFSQIPDVVFELKSLKEFWIAQNQIVEISHEINKLERLEIVYLFYNQIEDLPSDLSGLRNLKRLLLYDNKLKVFPGALTTLPALEYLSIRNNEVETISPEISKMLHLKGLVAISNKIVSISPKIGELKSLYFLELADNNLTSLPAELADIPTLIVDDEHHAGGVLVSIPSVEYTHEELAAHSGVDVMANNIQKLPNKLCTIFVNLENNPLTEKQFNQQCNNV
- a CDS encoding leucine-rich repeat domain-containing protein; this translates as MLVLTRMLSFVLFLVCIAGCTNDATDDEVERKSADKAKINVIRQLCKKESLPPNDRVTHCLDYYRAIDAKRIDLSSMGITDLPDAFYGFENVTSLDLYSNQLSRLPASIGQLKNLQYLNLSNNDFSEVPATVFDLTLLVELRVTRNQIKKLSGKINRLKYLKKAYFYLNQIQELPSDMSGLKNLDRLYLDNNRLKTFPGPLVTLPALKYLSITSNEIEIISSEISQMISLTGLFASGNKIVSISPSIGELKSLYFLELAGNKLTSLPAELANISTMIVDKESHAGGVLADIPEIEYTPQELALHSGVDVMANKIKVLPNKLCSIFINVENNPLTEMQFKKQCDKMRWHNN
- a CDS encoding IS3 family transposase (programmed frameshift): MAVRKKYSKEFKLDAISLVIDQGYSKAEAARNLGINPNVLGRWIKEHENDDGHAFRGNGKLTPEQEELRRLREENKRLKMERDILKKGGHLFCHGSKVKYAFITQHKKVWPVGIMCQQLGVTRSGYYSYLQRQDNKPDDPTHSEMIEWIQDIAKSSDDTYGYRRMKTALNVLGYPVGRNKTRKLMKEAGIKVKHKKKYKVTTNSNHKQPVFDNLLDREFAVEQPDQVYASDITYVWTQEGWLYLAVVIDLYSRKVVGWNMSSRMKAQMVCDALKMAVWQRRPEAGLIHHSDRGSQYASRDFRKLLKLHGFKGSMSKKGDCWDNAVVESFFGTLKQERVQWKSYQTRAEAQRDILEYISVFYNNERLHSYLDYRSPVQFEKEMVELRKVA
- a CDS encoding cytochrome P450; amino-acid sequence: MQHLLSEQHCEYGRHFFEASDFSGSLLDACIEETLRLESPVQRMGRFSTEDIELEGEIIEQGHRIILMLGAANRDPRVFSDPDRYWPERPEREHLAFGYGHHFCSGAMLARTEARVALQTLFSATRISLPEREGFEWHENVALRALRTLPVQLQCF
- a CDS encoding response regulator, translating into MVERNRKTSPLQFAKPSSEKTQPPPSRTWKVLIVDDDVDMVAVTRLVFDSIHFEGMPIEVLPAYSSNQAIEILSNHDDIAMAFIDVVMETDRAGLDLVRYIRDDLNNNEIQLVLRTGQPGYAPEVSVILEYGINDYRLKTDLDSIKLTTALVSALRNYENIRLAKQAARNNAILDEVNRTKSLFFAQMSHDLRTPLNSIMGFCDLLSANFTGVEQQEQLHLIKQSSEHLLAIVNDILDLSKAEAGKVRLNQVPLVLAELLLTSKKLIEPLLSTHVEFRIEGLEHLPPLVMGDPLRIKQILQNLLSNAVKFTTHGSIVLKVGAEQTDRGDWRVNLTLSDTGVGIPPARMSQLFNAYEQVGARIARPQGTGLGLTICKLLVDLMDGDISLTSEPNRGTTFHVHIQLPAVPEGVAFPEQGDVAPNIANLSPDSASSSTLSRRVLVVDDDATNRLVVRKMLEYLNCLVDCAPDGAIALSMVSAHEYDLIFMDCNMPHMDGIECVRRLRQLDSVARVPVIALTGADDTESREACSAAGMNGFLHKPVEMKRLLEIVEKWFGGRGGKDIRS
- a CDS encoding tetratricopeptide repeat protein, translated to MAREFTSLTLIIMIVLIVLLGACAPLTKPSGETPELAVVNENVKGPDPNRSYPEPIEREYTRALDLLQQKQWQKAEQSLRTLIATHPELCGPWFNLAVVARHDEDFSGAESYAQSSVQCNPDYPEPHNLLGVLDREQGDFSAAEIHYLQALKVNSDYAPAILNLAFLYDLYFGRLEEALNYYQRYFELNPDHPQIENWIIDLKNRMKDV